The following coding sequences are from one Gossypium hirsutum isolate 1008001.06 chromosome A12, Gossypium_hirsutum_v2.1, whole genome shotgun sequence window:
- the LOC107931227 gene encoding U3 small nucleolar RNA-associated protein 14 isoform X1: MAVKKRKERAVGGESGNSKKFKKYSNSKGPMKKNKNDKRKKGKGPRLPSALRTELDRLDPKIASDSDDGIDLDVGNDVYEYEEEVPQEESRKNRRFDPVENYEYELPEDFEDENVPSDDDDDDGDFGVGGNKGSLNDDVDASDGDEEEDDERHLRMLQGVTGMSTDAFGGKKKRNSVVISEAHPESEYNPTRDVLEGDSHITLQDLLDPIQGKAGYSKLRKRVQHMDRKSTSVQAPLPKVDREKLERMAVYEHSKKDITKWEHLVKRNREAPTVFFGGDVDLGFSTVGAIASEFEPRTEFEKKIASLVYDDKVMEAHKADGSKLLELNKISEEDYMKHQDHVAKMRGLLFRHEMKQKRIKKIKSKTYHRLKNKDKLKVESAEMLMDPEAAKEQARKQEFKRAEERMTLKHKNKSKWARRILERGLNAQDEGTRAAMAEQLHQHALLTRKINTVKDSSSSSDSSSDDDDEVSNEDRASELLEKAKEKTLKVLEDDEELPNSGVLSLPFMVRGMKKRKEEAIEEAKLALQEYEQLEGTNDAENSKPATASGRRVFGRANNEVPDSNKKTKTDNKMKMDNYYGNSDSEDDLKAKENVNIEGGKRNDVEKDVGPNYDRKEAADVSIFKNFDDNGDPGSKTTYEVAIFASDSRRKMKSENGIDKNAKKLQQVKEAIVHDKDMEEGEEDSDSESKQMVDGILSSAPKESYELPSQSELIRHAFAGDYVEEEFEKDKQEILNEENPEPDKPVLLPGWGQWTHVQQKKGLPWWMLKEHEDSKRKREESLKKRKDAQLKHVIISEKVDKKAEKLQTKSLPYPFTSKELFEQSMRMPIGSESNPETAIRSLNRPEVVKKPGVIIKPIKFVEMHHHEKSEDNKRSGQKQKKNKSKGASGKNKKQSN; this comes from the exons ATGGCAGTTAAAAAGCGGAAAGAGAGAGCCGTTGGCGGTGAATCCGGAAACAGCAAGAAGTTCAAAAAGTATTCCAACTCCAAAGGACCGATGAAGAAAAACAAGAACGATAAGCGAAAGAAGGGGAAAGGTCCTCGCTTGCCTTCTGCGCTACGAACGGAGCTTGATCGCCTGGACCCTAAAATAGCTTCCGATAGTGATGACGGTATCGATTTAGATGTTGGAAACGATGTTTATGAGTATGAGGAAGAAGTTCCACAAGAAGAGTCCCGGAAGAACCGCCGTTTCGATCCTGTCGAGAACTATGAGTATGAGCTACCTGAGGATTTTGAG GATGAGAATGTACCATCAGATGACGACGACGATGATGGTGACTTTGGTGTTGGTGGGAACAAGGGTAGTctaaatgatgatgttgatgcGAGTGATGGggatgaagaggaagatgatgaaAGGCACTTGAGGATGTTGCAAGGGGTCACTGGAATGTCAACTGATGCCTTTGGAG GCAAGAAGAAGAGGAATAGTGTGGTTATATCCGAGGCACATCCTGAGTCAGAATACAACCCTACTCGTGATGTTCTTGAGGGTGACAGCCACATTACACTTCAAGATCTTTTGGATCCTATTCAAGGAAAAGCGGGGTATAGCAAACTTAGAAAAAGAGTGCAACACATGGACAGAAAGTCTACATCTGTTCAAGCTCCATTGCCGAAGGTAGATAGAGAGAAATTGGAGAGGATGGCAGTTTATGAACATTCAAAGAAAGATATTACTAAGTGGGAGCATCTGGTCAAAAGGAATAGAGAAGCTCCTACTGTTTTTTTTGGTGGAGATGTAGACTTGGGGTTTTCAACTGTAGGGGCAATAGCTTCTGAATTTGAGCCTAGAACTGAGTTTGAGAAGAAAATTGCTTCTTTGGTTTATGATGACAAAGTTATGGAAGCTCACAAAGCAGATGGTTCCAAACTTCTGGAGTTAAATAAG ATATCTGAGGAAGATTATATGAAGCACCAGGATCATGTTGCTAAAATGCGCGGCCTTCTTTTCCGCCATGAAATGAAGCAGAAGCGCATAAAAAAGATCAAGTCCAAAACCTATCATCGTTTAAAGAATAAGGATAAACTGAAAGTGGAATCTGCAGAAATGCTGATGGATCCAGAGGCAGCCAAAGAGCAGGCTAGGAAGCAAGAGTTCAAACGAGCTGAG GAGCGAATGACTTTGAAGCACAAAAATAAGTCAAAGTGGGCAAGGCGTATCTTAGAACGAGGTTTGAATGCCCAGGATGAAGGTACTCGAGCAGCTATGGCTGAACAGCTTCACCAACATGCTCTTTTGACAAGAAAAATTAACACTGTTAAAGACAGTAGTAGTAGCAGTGATAGTAgtagtgatgatgatgatgaggttTCAAACGAGGATAGGGCATCTGAGTTGCTAGAAAAAGCAAAAGAGAAAACGCTGAAAGTATTAGAAGACGATGAAGAATTGCCTAATTCTGGAGTTCTTTCCTTACCTTTCATG GTTCGTGgaatgaagaaaagaaaggaagaagcAATTGAAGAAGCTAAGCTTGCTCTTCAAGAGTATGAGCAATTGGAGGGTACAAATGATGCAGAAAATTCAAAACCAGCCACTGCAAGTGGTAGAAGGGTCTTTGGCAGGGCTAATAATGAAGTTCCAGATTCTAACAAGAAGACCAAAACTGATAATAAGATGAAAATGGATAATTATTATGGTAATAGTGATAGTGAAGACGATTTGAAAGCCAAAGAGAATGTTAACATTGAGGGCGGCAAAAGAAATGATGTTGAGAAGGATGTTGGCCCTAATTATGATCGTAAAGAAGCAGCTGATGTTTCCATATTCAAG AATTTTGATGACAATGGAGACCCTGGTTCAAAAACGACATATGAAGTTGCTATTTTTGCTTCCGACTCGCGGAGAAAG ATGAAAAGTGAGAATGGAATTGATAAAAATGCGAAAAAGTTGCAACAAGTGAAGGAAGCTATTGTGCATGATAAAGACATGGAG GAGGGAGAAGAGGATAGTGATTCGGAGAGCAAACAAATGGTGGATGGGATTTTGTCCTCGGCCCCCAAGGAATCATATGAACTCCCTTCTCAGTCTGAACTCATTCGACATGCTTTTGCTGGGGACTATGTGGAAGAAGAATTTGAAAAGGATAAGCAGGAAATCCTGAATGAGGAAAACCCTGAACCGGATAAACCTGTTTTGCTCCCTGGTTGGGGCCAATGGACTCATGTACAGCAAAAAAAAGGTTTGCCTTGGTGGATGCTTAAGGAACACGAAGACTCTAAGCGGAAGAGGGAAGAAAGTCTTAAGAAAAGGAAGGATGCACAGCTCAAGCATGTCATTATATCCGAAAAGGTGGATAAAAAA GCTGAGAAGTTGCAGACAAAATCTTTGCCCTACCCGTTCACATCCAAGGAACTTTTTGAACAAAGTATGCGAATGCCTATTGGATCAGAATCTAACCCGGAGACAGCAATCAGAAGTCTTAATCGACCAGAG GTGGTGAAGAAACCTGGGGTAATTATAAAACCAATAAAGTTTGTGGAGATGCATCATCACGAAAAATCCGAGGATAACAAACGGAGTGGGcagaaacagaagaaaaataaaagcaaaggTGCCAGTGGCAAGAACAAGAAACAGAGCAACTAA
- the LOC107931227 gene encoding uncharacterized protein C57A7.06 isoform X2: MAVKKRKERAVGGESGNSKKFKKYSNSKGPMKKNKNDKRKKGKGPRLPSALRTELDRLDPKIASDSDDGIDLDVGNDVYEYEEEVPQEESRKNRRFDPVENYEYELPEDFEDENVPSDDDDDDGDFGVGGNKGSLNDDVDASDGDEEEDDERHLRMLQGVTGMSTDAFGGKKKRNSVVISEAHPESEYNPTRDVLEGDSHITLQDLLDPIQGKAGYSKLRKRVQHMDRKSTSVQAPLPKVDREKLERMAVYEHSKKDITKWEHLVKRNREAPTVFFGGDVDLGFSTVGAIASEFEPRTEFEKKIASLVYDDKVMEAHKADGSKLLELNKISEEDYMKHQDHVAKMRGLLFRHEMKQKRIKKIKSKTYHRLKNKDKLKVESAEMLMDPEAAKEQARKQEFKRAEERMTLKHKNKSKWARRILERGLNAQDEGTRAAMAEQLHQHALLTRKINTVKDSSSSSDSSSDDDDEVSNEDRASELLEKAKEKTLKVLEDDEELPNSGVLSLPFMVRGMKKRKEEAIEEAKLALQEYEQLEGTNDAENSKPATASGRRVFGRANNEVPDSNKKTKTDNKMKMDNYYGNSDSEDDLKAKENVNIEGGKRNDVEKDVGPNYDRKEAADVSIFKNFDDNGDPGSKTTYEVAIFASDSRRKMKSENGIDKNAKKLQQVKEAIVHDKDMEEGEEDSDSESKQMVDGILSSAPKESYELPSQSELIRHAFAGDYVEEEFEKDKQEILNEENPEPDKPVLLPGWGQWTHVQQKKGLPWWMLKEHEDSKRKREESLKKRKDAQLKHVIISEKVDKKVS, encoded by the exons ATGGCAGTTAAAAAGCGGAAAGAGAGAGCCGTTGGCGGTGAATCCGGAAACAGCAAGAAGTTCAAAAAGTATTCCAACTCCAAAGGACCGATGAAGAAAAACAAGAACGATAAGCGAAAGAAGGGGAAAGGTCCTCGCTTGCCTTCTGCGCTACGAACGGAGCTTGATCGCCTGGACCCTAAAATAGCTTCCGATAGTGATGACGGTATCGATTTAGATGTTGGAAACGATGTTTATGAGTATGAGGAAGAAGTTCCACAAGAAGAGTCCCGGAAGAACCGCCGTTTCGATCCTGTCGAGAACTATGAGTATGAGCTACCTGAGGATTTTGAG GATGAGAATGTACCATCAGATGACGACGACGATGATGGTGACTTTGGTGTTGGTGGGAACAAGGGTAGTctaaatgatgatgttgatgcGAGTGATGGggatgaagaggaagatgatgaaAGGCACTTGAGGATGTTGCAAGGGGTCACTGGAATGTCAACTGATGCCTTTGGAG GCAAGAAGAAGAGGAATAGTGTGGTTATATCCGAGGCACATCCTGAGTCAGAATACAACCCTACTCGTGATGTTCTTGAGGGTGACAGCCACATTACACTTCAAGATCTTTTGGATCCTATTCAAGGAAAAGCGGGGTATAGCAAACTTAGAAAAAGAGTGCAACACATGGACAGAAAGTCTACATCTGTTCAAGCTCCATTGCCGAAGGTAGATAGAGAGAAATTGGAGAGGATGGCAGTTTATGAACATTCAAAGAAAGATATTACTAAGTGGGAGCATCTGGTCAAAAGGAATAGAGAAGCTCCTACTGTTTTTTTTGGTGGAGATGTAGACTTGGGGTTTTCAACTGTAGGGGCAATAGCTTCTGAATTTGAGCCTAGAACTGAGTTTGAGAAGAAAATTGCTTCTTTGGTTTATGATGACAAAGTTATGGAAGCTCACAAAGCAGATGGTTCCAAACTTCTGGAGTTAAATAAG ATATCTGAGGAAGATTATATGAAGCACCAGGATCATGTTGCTAAAATGCGCGGCCTTCTTTTCCGCCATGAAATGAAGCAGAAGCGCATAAAAAAGATCAAGTCCAAAACCTATCATCGTTTAAAGAATAAGGATAAACTGAAAGTGGAATCTGCAGAAATGCTGATGGATCCAGAGGCAGCCAAAGAGCAGGCTAGGAAGCAAGAGTTCAAACGAGCTGAG GAGCGAATGACTTTGAAGCACAAAAATAAGTCAAAGTGGGCAAGGCGTATCTTAGAACGAGGTTTGAATGCCCAGGATGAAGGTACTCGAGCAGCTATGGCTGAACAGCTTCACCAACATGCTCTTTTGACAAGAAAAATTAACACTGTTAAAGACAGTAGTAGTAGCAGTGATAGTAgtagtgatgatgatgatgaggttTCAAACGAGGATAGGGCATCTGAGTTGCTAGAAAAAGCAAAAGAGAAAACGCTGAAAGTATTAGAAGACGATGAAGAATTGCCTAATTCTGGAGTTCTTTCCTTACCTTTCATG GTTCGTGgaatgaagaaaagaaaggaagaagcAATTGAAGAAGCTAAGCTTGCTCTTCAAGAGTATGAGCAATTGGAGGGTACAAATGATGCAGAAAATTCAAAACCAGCCACTGCAAGTGGTAGAAGGGTCTTTGGCAGGGCTAATAATGAAGTTCCAGATTCTAACAAGAAGACCAAAACTGATAATAAGATGAAAATGGATAATTATTATGGTAATAGTGATAGTGAAGACGATTTGAAAGCCAAAGAGAATGTTAACATTGAGGGCGGCAAAAGAAATGATGTTGAGAAGGATGTTGGCCCTAATTATGATCGTAAAGAAGCAGCTGATGTTTCCATATTCAAG AATTTTGATGACAATGGAGACCCTGGTTCAAAAACGACATATGAAGTTGCTATTTTTGCTTCCGACTCGCGGAGAAAG ATGAAAAGTGAGAATGGAATTGATAAAAATGCGAAAAAGTTGCAACAAGTGAAGGAAGCTATTGTGCATGATAAAGACATGGAG GAGGGAGAAGAGGATAGTGATTCGGAGAGCAAACAAATGGTGGATGGGATTTTGTCCTCGGCCCCCAAGGAATCATATGAACTCCCTTCTCAGTCTGAACTCATTCGACATGCTTTTGCTGGGGACTATGTGGAAGAAGAATTTGAAAAGGATAAGCAGGAAATCCTGAATGAGGAAAACCCTGAACCGGATAAACCTGTTTTGCTCCCTGGTTGGGGCCAATGGACTCATGTACAGCAAAAAAAAGGTTTGCCTTGGTGGATGCTTAAGGAACACGAAGACTCTAAGCGGAAGAGGGAAGAAAGTCTTAAGAAAAGGAAGGATGCACAGCTCAAGCATGTCATTATATCCGAAAAGGTGGATAAAAAAGTAA GCTGA
- the LOC107931209 gene encoding O-methyltransferase 1, chloroplastic, translated as MQCALKFACSAAPPSSASIAPLLFPNTHNKKKKLRNGCSIRAELSDDNDPLLQAAINSASLRFHETHRQDPLFIDPYAGCFVSTHTQMDMETKAKQYCIATKFIDDKLLSTVNHMDGLKQVVLLSDGMDTRPYRLNWPSSTIMFDISPLRVFQKAAEKLDGVGAKIPQRCLFLHVPLETPNIQETLVTKGFNCTRPSVWAIQGLPLMTLVSFEEILLTVSGMAMKGCLFFGELPAWLAETGIGNKSSTKKWINNIFMSYGFKVDMISYDEVAKRLSKVVKPGDYEKILFVAEQLRCSDDQMETWRKELQRVDEDGDEEGFEDL; from the exons ATGCAATGTGCACTGAAATTCGCATGTTCGGCCGCGCCACCGTCGTCCGCTTCAATTGCGCCACTGCTCTTCCCCAATACCCAcaacaagaagaagaagcttaGAAATGGATGTTCAATCAGAGCTGAACTCAGCGATGACAATGACCCATTACTCCAAGCAGCAATCAATTCAGCTTCTCTTCGTTTTCACGAGACCCATCGACAAg ACCCTCTTTTTATTGATCCTTATGCTGGGTGCTTCGTTTCAACGCATACTCAAATGGATATGGAAACCAAGGCGAAACAATATTGCATTGCAACCAAGTTCATTGATGATAAGCTGCTTAGTACTGTAAACCACATGGATGGGCTTAAACAG GTTGTGCTTTTATCAGATGGAATGGATACTCGGCCATATAGGCTTAATTGGCCAAGCTCTACCATTATGTTTGATATATCCCCTCTAAGGGTATTCCAGAAGGCGGCTGAGAAGCTTGATG GTGTCGGGGCTAAGATCCCACAGCGATGTTTGTTTCTTCATGTTCCATTGGAAACCCCTAACATTCAAGAAACTTTGGTTACAAAAGGCTTTAATTGTACTCGTCCGAGTGTATGGGCTATACAG GGACTACCTTTGATGACTTTGGTAAGTTTCGAAGAGATCTTACTCACGGTAAGTGGAATGGCCATGAAGGGTTGCCTTTTCTTCGGTGAGTTGCCTGCATGGTTGGCAGAGACTGGAATCGGTAACAAG TCTAGTACAAAGAAATGGATTAACAATATTTTTATGAGCTACGGTTTCAAGGTGGACATGATTAGCTACGACGAAGTAGCTAAAAGATTAAGTAAGGTGGTAAAACCGGGAGACTATGAGAAGATACTATTTGTTGCGGAACAATTGCGGTGTTCGGATGATCAG ATGGAAACTTGGAGGAAAGAGTTGCAAAGGGTGGACGAAGATGGAGACGAGGAAGGGTTTGAGGACCTTTAA
- the LOC107931201 gene encoding 60S ribosomal protein L22-2 has translation MSRGTAAGPKGKKKGATFTIDCAKPVEDKIMDIASLEKFLQERIKVGGKAGALGDSVTVTRDKTKITVTSDSNFSKRYLKYLTKKYLKKHNVRDWLRVIASNKDRSVYELRYFNIAENEGEEEE, from the exons ATGAGTCGTGGTACAGCAGCGGGACCCAAGGGGAAGAAGAAAGGAGCGACCTTTACCATCGACTGTGCTAAGCCGGTTGAAGATAAGATCATGGACATTGCCTCACTCGAAAAGTTCCTCCAGGAACGGATCAAGGTAGGCGGCAAAGCCGGTGCTCTTGGCGACTCCGTCACCGTCACCCGCGACAAGACCAAAATCACCGTCACGTCCGATTCCAACTTCTCCAAGCG TTATCTTAAGTACTTGACCAAGAAGTACTTGAAGAAGCACAATGTCCGGGATTGGCTTCGAGTGATTGCTTCCAACAAGGACAGATCTGTTTATGAACTCCGCTACTTCAATATTGCCGAGAATGAAGGGGAGGAGGAAGAATGA
- the LOC107931231 gene encoding outer envelope pore protein 16-4, chloroplastic isoform X4, whose amino-acid sequence MEEEFTAVVPCSSLAVDSVLRFAAAGVFWGFCSAPYDARKRGLTGIAQASFVAKSVGKFGFQSGLVAGVFATTRCGLQKYRKRNDR is encoded by the exons ATGGAAGAAGAGTTCACCGCCGTTGTTCCCTGCTCTTCCCTAGCCGTCGATTCCGTCCTCCGATTTGCTGCG GCAGGTGTCTTCTGGGGATTCTGTTCTGCCCCTTATGATGCTCGTAAAAGAG GTTTAACTGGTATTGCTCAAGCTTCATTTGTG GCAAAGTCTGTTGGAAAATTCGGCTTCCAAAGTG GACTTGTTGCCGGTGTATTCGCCACAACTCGCTGTGGACTTCAGAAATACCGGAAGCGGAACGACCG tTAA
- the LOC107931231 gene encoding outer envelope pore protein 16-4, chloroplastic isoform X3, producing the protein MEEEFTAVVPCSSLAVDSVLRFAAAGVFWGFCSAPYDARKRGLTGIAQASFVVKGTYTFRQSLLENSASKVDLLPVYSPQLAVDFRNTGSGTTVKHFNSGCHCRGCRCCAD; encoded by the exons ATGGAAGAAGAGTTCACCGCCGTTGTTCCCTGCTCTTCCCTAGCCGTCGATTCCGTCCTCCGATTTGCTGCG GCAGGTGTCTTCTGGGGATTCTGTTCTGCCCCTTATGATGCTCGTAAAAGAG GTTTAACTGGTATTGCTCAAGCTTCATTTGTGGTAAAGGGAACTTACACATTTAg GCAAAGTCTGTTGGAAAATTCGGCTTCCAAAGTG GACTTGTTGCCGGTGTATTCGCCACAACTCGCTGTGGACTTCAGAAATACCGGAAGCGGAACGACCG tTAAACACTTTAATAGCGGGTGCCATTGCCGGGGCTGCCGTTGCTGCGCAGACTAG
- the LOC107931231 gene encoding outer envelope pore protein 16-4, chloroplastic isoform X2 — translation MEEEFTAVVPCSSLAVDSVLRFAAAGVFWGFCSAPYDARKRGKVCWKIRLPKWTCCRCIRHNSLWTSEIPEAERPLNTLIAGAIAGAAVAAQTRNLNNIIGVACLVSAFSVAADHISRAN, via the exons ATGGAAGAAGAGTTCACCGCCGTTGTTCCCTGCTCTTCCCTAGCCGTCGATTCCGTCCTCCGATTTGCTGCG GCAGGTGTCTTCTGGGGATTCTGTTCTGCCCCTTATGATGCTCGTAAAAGAG GCAAAGTCTGTTGGAAAATTCGGCTTCCAAAGTG GACTTGTTGCCGGTGTATTCGCCACAACTCGCTGTGGACTTCAGAAATACCGGAAGCGGAACGACCG tTAAACACTTTAATAGCGGGTGCCATTGCCGGGGCTGCCGTTGCTGCGCAGACTAGAAACTTGAACAATATCATTGGGGTAGCATGCCTTGTTTCAGCTTTCAGTGTCGCTGCTGATCATATTTCCAGAGCAAATTGA
- the LOC107931231 gene encoding outer envelope pore protein 16-4, chloroplastic isoform X1, producing MEEEFTAVVPCSSLAVDSVLRFAAAGVFWGFCSAPYDARKRGLTGKVCWKIRLPKWTCCRCIRHNSLWTSEIPEAERPLNTLIAGAIAGAAVAAQTRNLNNIIGVACLVSAFSVAADHISRAN from the exons ATGGAAGAAGAGTTCACCGCCGTTGTTCCCTGCTCTTCCCTAGCCGTCGATTCCGTCCTCCGATTTGCTGCG GCAGGTGTCTTCTGGGGATTCTGTTCTGCCCCTTATGATGCTCGTAAAAGAG GTTTAACTG GCAAAGTCTGTTGGAAAATTCGGCTTCCAAAGTG GACTTGTTGCCGGTGTATTCGCCACAACTCGCTGTGGACTTCAGAAATACCGGAAGCGGAACGACCG tTAAACACTTTAATAGCGGGTGCCATTGCCGGGGCTGCCGTTGCTGCGCAGACTAGAAACTTGAACAATATCATTGGGGTAGCATGCCTTGTTTCAGCTTTCAGTGTCGCTGCTGATCATATTTCCAGAGCAAATTGA
- the LOC107931230 gene encoding UDP-glucuronic acid decarboxylase 2: MGSSELIFRGHETQPVSDSYSPKPDKPWASVTRPIRYMLREQRLLFVFLGIAIATLIFTLFPASRATQHNFADSITYFPIDTQSKFSNPHRLGFGSSNPTGKIPLGLKRKGLRIVVTGGAGFVGSHLVDRLIARGDSVMVVDNFFTGRKENVMHHFGNPNFELIRHDVVEPLLLEVDQIYHLACPASPVHYKFNPVKTIKTNVVGTLNMLGLAKRVGARFLLTSTSEVYGDPLQHPQKETYWGNVNPIGVRSCYDEGKRTAETLTMDYHRGAGVEVRIARIFNTYGPRMCIDDGRVVSNFVAQALRKEPLTVYGDGKQTRSFQYVSDLVEGLMRLMEGEHVGPFNLGNPGEFTMLELAEVVQETIDPNAKIEFRPNTEDDPHKRKPDISRAKELLGWEPKVSLRKGLPLMVSDFRQRIFGDHKEGSSNNSNNESS, encoded by the exons ATGGGGTCATCGGAGCTGATATTCAGAGGCCATGAAACTCAGCCTGTTTCCGATTCCTATTCACCCAAACCCGACAAACCATGGGCTTCCGTTACCCGCCCGATTCGTTACATGCTCCGAGAGCAACGCCTTCTCTTCGTCTTCCTCGGCATTGCTATTGCCACTCTCATTTTCACCCTCTTCCCGGCCTCACGTGCTACGCAACACAACTTCGCCGATTCCATAACCTACTTCCCCATCGACACACAGAGCAAGTTCTCCAACCCGCACCGACTCGGATTCGGATCGTCTAACCCGACTGGCAAGATCCCGTTGGGATTAAAACGTAAAGGCCTGAGGATCGTGGTAACGGGTGGAGCCGGCTTCGTTGGGTCTCACCTCGTGGACCGGTTAATAGCAAGGGGAGATAGCGTGATGGTGGTGGATAACTTCTTTACTGGCAGGAAAGAAAACGTGATGCACCATTTCGGTAACCCCAATTTCGAGCTTATAAGACACGACGTGGTGGAGCCTTTGCTATTGGAAGTTGACCAGATCTACCATTTAGCTTGCCCTGCTTCACCAGTTCATTACAAATTCAACCCAGTCAAAACTATT AAGACAAATGTTGTGGGGACATTGAACATGTTAGGACTGGCGAAAAGAGTAGGTGCAAGGTTCTTATTAACCAGTACCAGCGAAGTATACGGAGATCCTCTTCAACATCCTCAGAAGGAAACTTATTGGGGCAACGTTAATCCCATTG GTGTCCGAAGCTGTTACGACGAGGGGAAACGTACAGCCGAAACCCTGACAATGGACTATCACAGAGGAGCTGGAGTTGAG GTTAGGATTGCCCGGATTTTCAATACTTACGGACCTCGTATGTGCATCGATGACGGTCGTGTTGTTAGCAACTTTGTTGCTCAG GCATTAAGGAAGGAGCCTTTGACTGTGTATGGTGATGGGAAACAGACAAGGAGTTTCCAATATGTTTCTGATCTg GTGGAGGGGCTAATGCGATTGATGGAAGGAGAACATGTTGGACCTTTTAACCTTGGAAATCCGGGTGAATTCACCATGCTTGAGCTTGCTGAG GTGGTACAAGAAACAATTGATCCAAATGCAAAGATAGAATTCAGACCCAACACAGAAGATGACCCACACAAGAGGAAGCCTGATATCTCGAGAGCCAAGGAGCTACTCGGTTGGGAACCTAAAGTCTCTCTCCGAAAGGGTCTCCCTCTGATGGTTTCGGATTTCCGGCAACGTATATTTGGTGATCATAAGGAGGGCAGCAGCAATAACAGCAACAATGAATCATCTTAA